The following proteins come from a genomic window of Sphingosinicella flava:
- a CDS encoding PP2C family protein-serine/threonine phosphatase: MDQPAAPVRIDRALSVLVVDDDELVRGFVAIILEGLGCIVEDAADGEAALALLRSRHFDVLITDWQMPGLDGLDLVSRVRAETAESYLHIIMMTARGDEQTVRDALRVGVDDFLQKPVDQLQLELGIASARRVVDLQRRLMRRNRHLAAANARTREAYRRIKSDLAAAADLQRKLLPEPCLDGPFRYAWHVDASLEIGGDTLSVLPVSGDRLLFFHLDVSGHGIPAALGSFSVHERILRLAFFEPERLPEAAVLLNHELLALGGESYLTMVLGVADARTGEVWFIRAGHPHPLLIRQDGEACWFTDGGLPIGLLPDITHPVTRVHLEPGDRILFYSDGLTDSAGNDGEVFGEEGLEELARASTGLPLSAFLTRLDATLTAQRGNTPPEDDISILVLERAAETEV, translated from the coding sequence ATGGACCAGCCCGCCGCGCCCGTACGCATCGATCGCGCCCTCTCCGTGCTTGTCGTCGACGACGATGAGCTGGTGCGCGGATTCGTCGCCATCATCCTCGAAGGACTGGGTTGCATCGTCGAGGATGCGGCGGATGGAGAGGCGGCGCTCGCCCTGCTGCGCAGCCGCCATTTCGACGTGCTCATCACCGATTGGCAGATGCCCGGGCTCGACGGCCTCGATCTCGTCAGCCGCGTCCGCGCCGAAACGGCGGAAAGCTATCTGCACATCATCATGATGACGGCGCGGGGCGATGAACAGACGGTGCGCGACGCCCTTCGCGTGGGGGTGGACGATTTCCTGCAAAAACCGGTCGATCAGCTTCAGCTCGAACTCGGCATCGCGTCCGCGCGGCGGGTGGTCGACCTTCAGCGCCGCCTCATGCGCCGGAACCGGCACCTCGCCGCCGCCAATGCCCGGACGCGCGAGGCCTATCGGCGCATCAAGTCCGATCTTGCCGCTGCTGCCGACCTGCAACGCAAGTTGCTGCCTGAGCCGTGCCTCGACGGTCCCTTCCGCTATGCATGGCATGTCGACGCGTCCCTCGAAATCGGCGGCGACACGTTGAGCGTGCTGCCGGTGTCCGGGGACAGGCTGCTCTTTTTTCATCTGGACGTGTCGGGTCACGGCATTCCCGCCGCCTTGGGCTCCTTTTCTGTCCATGAGCGGATCCTGCGCCTCGCCTTCTTCGAACCGGAACGATTGCCGGAGGCGGCGGTGCTGCTTAATCACGAATTGCTCGCACTGGGGGGCGAAAGTTACCTCACGATGGTGCTGGGCGTCGCCGATGCGAGGACGGGCGAGGTCTGGTTTATTCGCGCCGGCCATCCGCATCCCTTGCTTATCCGGCAAGACGGAGAGGCGTGCTGGTTCACCGATGGCGGGCTGCCCATTGGCCTGCTCCCCGATATCACGCATCCAGTGACGCGCGTTCATCTCGAGCCTGGCGACCGCATCCTCTTTTATTCGGACGGGCTGACCGATAGCGCGGGCAATGACGGTGAGGTATTCGGTGAGGAGGGGCTCGAAGAATTGGCACGCGCCTCTACCGGCTTACCTTTGTCAGCCTTTCTGACCCGGCTCGATGCAACACTGACTGCCCAGCGCGGCAATACCCCGCCCGAAGACGATATTTCGATATTAGTTCTCGAGCGAGCGGCCGAAACGGAGGTTTAA
- the mgtA gene encoding magnesium-translocating P-type ATPase, whose product MNHEGRGTPPRAEGKTGDHDGWWAQSLPALLTGLSATADGLDEKAAAQRLKTVGPNSFRDTPERSAALLLLRQFGNPLVLILLFGAAVSMALKDWMDASIIVAIVAGSALLGFYQEFRASRAVAALQDRLKLTVQVLRSGREMTVPDDGIVPGDVVLLSAGNLVPADGRILQSRDFLVSEAALTGESFPVEKSPGLAPPDAPVAARTNSVFMGTSVRSGTARILITQTGGRTAYGRIAARLRKREPETDFERGVRSFGGLLLKVMTVIVIAVLTMNQMIGRPFNESLLFAVALAVGLSPELLPAIVSVTLAAGARDLSRGGVIVRKLAAIENLGSMEVLCTDKTGTLTAGVVRLHDAIDVDGASSDAVRLAAYQNAALETGIKNPLDAALLDDAKASGRTISSAAKIDEIPYDFSRRRLTIVVVHPSLAGQARMITKGAFADVLATCATLNRSGAVHPLTDTERTGIEARFRTLGESGFRVLAVAERTLEARAHYATADERDMTLIGLLLFADPPKDDVRQTLAALLDLGVRVKIISGDNRYLTRHLAEEVGIPIGRILTGGEIRAMPSEALARAAAEANLFVEIDPQQKEGIVRALQHGGHSVGFLGDGINDAPALKAADVGISVDQAVDVARETADVVLLRPDLEILRRGVLDGRKTFANTLKYISITTSANFGNMVSMAIATPVLPFLPLLPKQILLNNFLSDLPSAAISTDNVDAERLSSPQRWDVREIQKFMIVFGLVSSAFDLLTFAVLLLLYRAGESEFQTAWFVVSLMTELVVVLVLRTRHLAWRSRPSPLLLWTTIAMLILTLVGPYLGSVSSIFGLMPLSIALLAICLLVVILYVTATEVAKFIFYD is encoded by the coding sequence ATGAACCATGAGGGCAGAGGCACGCCTCCCCGGGCGGAAGGAAAAACGGGCGATCACGATGGCTGGTGGGCGCAATCTCTCCCCGCACTGCTGACCGGTCTTTCAGCCACAGCCGATGGGCTCGACGAGAAGGCCGCGGCGCAACGGCTGAAGACTGTCGGACCCAACAGCTTCCGCGACACCCCGGAACGCAGTGCTGCTCTGCTGCTGCTCCGGCAATTTGGAAATCCCCTGGTCCTCATCCTCCTGTTCGGCGCCGCCGTGTCGATGGCGCTCAAGGATTGGATGGATGCTTCCATCATCGTGGCGATTGTCGCGGGGAGCGCGTTGCTCGGCTTCTATCAGGAATTTCGGGCATCCCGAGCGGTCGCGGCGCTGCAGGACCGGCTGAAGCTGACAGTGCAGGTTCTCCGTAGCGGGCGGGAAATGACCGTGCCGGACGATGGGATCGTGCCCGGCGACGTCGTCCTCCTTTCGGCCGGAAACCTCGTCCCGGCGGACGGCCGCATCCTCCAATCCCGGGATTTCCTGGTGAGCGAGGCCGCGCTGACCGGCGAGAGCTTTCCGGTCGAAAAGTCGCCGGGCCTGGCGCCGCCCGACGCTCCCGTCGCCGCCCGCACCAACAGCGTGTTCATGGGGACGTCGGTCCGAAGCGGCACCGCCCGCATCCTCATCACCCAGACCGGGGGACGCACCGCCTACGGGCGCATCGCGGCGCGGCTGCGGAAGCGCGAGCCCGAAACCGATTTCGAACGCGGCGTCCGTTCTTTCGGCGGCCTATTGCTGAAGGTCATGACCGTCATCGTGATCGCCGTACTGACGATGAACCAGATGATCGGACGTCCCTTCAATGAGTCCCTGTTATTCGCCGTCGCACTAGCCGTCGGACTCTCGCCTGAGCTCCTGCCTGCCATCGTCAGCGTGACGCTGGCCGCGGGCGCGCGCGATCTGTCGCGCGGCGGCGTCATTGTCCGCAAGCTCGCGGCGATCGAAAATCTTGGAAGCATGGAAGTGCTTTGCACCGACAAGACGGGAACGCTAACCGCGGGCGTCGTCCGCCTCCACGACGCGATCGATGTCGACGGTGCCTCCTCGGACGCTGTGCGCCTTGCCGCCTATCAGAATGCCGCGCTTGAAACCGGCATCAAAAACCCGCTCGATGCCGCTCTGCTGGACGATGCGAAGGCATCCGGACGGACCATTTCCTCCGCCGCGAAGATCGATGAAATACCCTATGACTTTTCCCGCCGCCGCCTGACGATCGTCGTCGTCCATCCCTCCCTGGCGGGGCAGGCGCGGATGATCACCAAGGGCGCCTTCGCGGATGTTCTGGCGACATGCGCGACGCTCAACCGCAGCGGCGCCGTTCATCCGCTCACGGACACGGAGCGGACAGGCATAGAGGCGCGGTTTCGAACGTTAGGCGAGAGCGGCTTTCGCGTTCTCGCGGTCGCCGAACGGACGCTCGAGGCCCGCGCCCATTATGCCACGGCGGACGAGCGGGACATGACCCTCATCGGTCTTCTCCTCTTCGCCGATCCGCCGAAAGACGACGTGCGGCAAACGCTCGCGGCGCTTCTCGACCTCGGCGTCCGGGTCAAGATCATCAGCGGCGACAATCGCTATCTCACCCGCCACCTCGCCGAGGAGGTCGGCATTCCCATCGGCCGGATCCTGACGGGCGGCGAGATCCGGGCCATGCCGTCAGAGGCCTTGGCGCGCGCTGCGGCCGAAGCGAACCTGTTCGTCGAAATCGATCCCCAGCAGAAGGAAGGCATCGTGCGCGCGCTTCAACATGGCGGCCATTCGGTCGGCTTCCTGGGCGATGGCATCAACGACGCACCTGCCCTCAAGGCCGCGGACGTCGGCATATCCGTCGATCAGGCGGTGGACGTCGCCCGCGAGACGGCGGACGTCGTCCTGCTGCGCCCCGACCTTGAGATCCTGCGGCGCGGTGTCTTGGATGGGCGGAAGACCTTCGCCAACACGCTCAAATATATCAGCATCACGACCAGCGCCAATTTCGGCAACATGGTAAGCATGGCGATCGCAACTCCTGTTCTGCCCTTCCTCCCGCTGCTGCCCAAACAGATTCTGCTTAACAATTTTCTGTCTGACCTACCTTCGGCGGCCATTTCCACGGACAATGTTGACGCAGAACGCCTGTCATCGCCGCAGCGGTGGGACGTGAGGGAAATACAGAAGTTCATGATTGTGTTCGGCCTGGTCAGTTCGGCCTTCGATCTGCTGACATTTGCGGTCCTGCTTCTCCTTTATCGCGCAGGAGAAAGCGAATTTCAGACCGCCTGGTTCGTTGTCTCGCTAATGACGGAGCTCGTCGTCGTGCTTGTCCTGCGTACTCGGCATTTGGCGTGGCGCAGCCGCCCAAGTCCGCTCCTCCTTTGGACCACGATAGCCATGCTGATCCTCACACTTGTCGGGCCTTATCTTGGGAGCGTCAGCTCGATATTTGGATTGATGCCACTTTCCATAGCTCTGCTGGCTATCTGCCTGCTGGTTGTTATCCTCTATGTTACGGCTACAGAGGTCGCCAAATTCATATTCTATGACTGA
- a CDS encoding STAS domain-containing protein gives MTLFTQESGFVRIDVEGERLDAAVAPTLKAELEKNLPPRPEKVLVDISGVRFLDSTGLGVLVSLLKMMDSGGMLAIAGAQPVVQRLFKLTGMDRVFRLFDTDVEAMAALAGDASAAN, from the coding sequence ATGACCCTCTTCACCCAGGAATCGGGCTTTGTCAGGATCGATGTCGAGGGCGAACGCCTTGATGCGGCTGTGGCACCTACGCTCAAGGCGGAACTGGAAAAGAATCTGCCGCCCCGTCCGGAAAAGGTGCTGGTCGACATCAGCGGCGTCCGCTTCCTCGACAGCACCGGCCTTGGCGTCCTCGTCTCGCTTCTCAAGATGATGGACAGCGGCGGCATGCTCGCCATTGCGGGGGCCCAACCGGTCGTCCAGCGGTTGTTCAAGCTGACCGGCATGGACAGGGTGTTCCGGCTGTTCGATACCGATGTGGAGGCGATGGCGGCACTGGCGGGCGATGCAAGCGCGGCAAACTGA
- a CDS encoding ATP-binding protein, producing MQARQTERILPADLGAVAALADDVRAACRAAGVDEAIAIDLEIAVVEAANNIVVHGYGPGAPGHYSARIAASADAITITLVDRGAPIPAGAFDAGEVAIDSESGRGLAIIRACVDDLSYSSSAGENRLTLTRRF from the coding sequence ATGCAAGCGCGGCAAACTGAGCGCATCCTGCCCGCCGATCTTGGCGCGGTGGCGGCGCTGGCCGACGATGTCCGCGCGGCGTGCCGCGCCGCCGGCGTAGACGAAGCCATCGCGATCGACCTTGAGATCGCCGTGGTGGAGGCGGCCAACAACATCGTCGTTCATGGTTACGGCCCGGGCGCGCCGGGACATTATTCAGCGCGGATCGCGGCGTCAGCCGACGCGATTACGATCACGCTCGTCGATAGAGGCGCGCCGATCCCCGCTGGCGCCTTCGATGCTGGGGAGGTGGCGATCGACAGCGAGAGCGGCCGCGGCCTGGCGATCATCCGCGCCTGTGTCGACGATCTGTCATACAGTTCGTCGGCGGGCGAAAACCGGCTGACGCTTACGCGCCGCTTCTAG
- the bcsS gene encoding cellulose biosynthesis protein BcsS, whose protein sequence is MKHSSIILPLALLLSAAPLAAQENRDGVLFFGGSAGDGVSAYAGGLVSLPGARLGQGFALRGSANAGRYKYQQGVATVEADYVGAEAALVYQTSAPWGWANFSAGPRLTDTSLSPRDPANERSGTRVDAVIGAEGNYRTGGWSLGWYGNAGLFDETYYTQLRAGHRIDSAGRAFLGIEGGFQGDPSYDSRNIGLFYARDFSDAWNVQLSGGIRDQEGRKVKPYAAIGLSRLF, encoded by the coding sequence TTGAAGCATTCGTCCATCATCCTGCCGCTCGCTCTTCTTCTCAGCGCTGCGCCGCTGGCCGCGCAGGAAAACCGGGATGGGGTGCTGTTCTTCGGCGGTTCGGCGGGGGACGGCGTATCCGCCTATGCCGGCGGCCTTGTCTCCCTGCCCGGGGCGCGACTGGGTCAGGGCTTCGCCTTGCGGGGATCGGCCAATGCCGGGCGGTATAAATACCAGCAGGGCGTCGCGACGGTCGAAGCCGATTATGTCGGTGCCGAAGCGGCCTTGGTCTATCAGACTTCGGCGCCGTGGGGCTGGGCGAATTTTTCGGCCGGGCCGCGCCTGACCGACACGTCGCTGTCTCCCCGCGATCCCGCCAATGAACGCTCGGGCACGCGGGTCGATGCGGTGATCGGCGCGGAAGGCAATTATCGCACCGGTGGGTGGAGCCTTGGCTGGTACGGCAATGCCGGGCTTTTCGACGAGACTTACTATACCCAGCTCCGCGCCGGCCACAGGATCGACTCCGCAGGCAGGGCCTTTTTGGGAATCGAGGGCGGTTTTCAGGGCGATCCGAGCTATGACAGCCGCAATATCGGCCTGTTCTATGCCCGCGACTTCTCCGATGCCTGGAACGTCCAGCTGTCGGGCGGCATTCGCGATCAGGAAGGCCGTAAGGTGAAGCCTTATGCCGCGATCGGCCTGAGCCGGCTGTTCTGA
- a CDS encoding glycoside hydrolase family 16 protein: MAAVLPVAAASLGGCTTLAGSMHREALYTLEWSDEFHGRDAPDPRIWTYDTEFNRTGWHNDERQYYARDRRKNARIDKSRLIIEAHREDLAPQDYDDWNGQPYSSARLTTRGRRHFQYGYFEVRAKLPCTVGTWPAIWLLPVEQDKGWPDDGEIDIAEHVGFDPGRVHHTLHTATMNHLRGTQRSAQSMVPDACRRFRRYQLLWTPDRIQMGVDDRITFRLSKSAAREWPFDKPYYLILNLAVGGSWGGREGIADVAFPARMEVDYVRYYRPARTGPAAGTVL, translated from the coding sequence TTGGCGGCCGTCCTGCCGGTCGCCGCCGCAAGCCTGGGCGGCTGCACGACTTTGGCGGGGTCTATGCATCGGGAAGCGCTCTATACGCTCGAATGGTCGGACGAATTTCACGGCCGCGACGCGCCCGATCCCCGAATTTGGACTTATGATACCGAATTCAACCGGACGGGCTGGCACAATGACGAGCGGCAATATTATGCGCGCGACCGGCGGAAAAATGCCCGGATCGACAAGAGCCGTCTGATCATCGAGGCGCATCGGGAGGATCTCGCGCCGCAAGATTACGACGATTGGAACGGCCAGCCTTATTCGTCCGCGCGCCTCACCACGCGCGGACGCAGGCACTTTCAATATGGCTATTTCGAAGTGCGGGCGAAGTTGCCGTGCACGGTCGGCACCTGGCCCGCCATCTGGCTGCTGCCGGTGGAGCAAGACAAAGGATGGCCGGACGATGGCGAGATCGACATCGCCGAACATGTCGGCTTCGATCCCGGCCGCGTGCACCACACGCTCCATACCGCGACGATGAACCACCTTCGCGGCACCCAGCGCAGCGCCCAGTCGATGGTGCCCGATGCCTGCCGGCGCTTCCGCCGCTACCAATTGCTCTGGACGCCCGACCGTATCCAGATGGGCGTGGACGACCGCATCACCTTTCGCCTGTCAAAGAGCGCGGCGCGGGAATGGCCGTTCGACAAGCCTTATTATCTGATCCTGAACCTCGCGGTCGGCGGCAGCTGGGGCGGCCGCGAGGGCATCGCCGACGTCGCTTTTCCGGCTCGCATGGAAGTGGATTATGTCCGCTATTATCGTCCGGCCAGGACCGGCCCGGCAGCGGGGACGGTCCTGTAG